A genomic region of Papaver somniferum cultivar HN1 chromosome 7, ASM357369v1, whole genome shotgun sequence contains the following coding sequences:
- the LOC113296041 gene encoding uncharacterized protein LOC113296041 yields MEKLIKPLNYPNHFIVNTVGIAGGLCIFWKDGINLKIIGSAFNVVNCEFFIDARSKILMSCMYGALPNGNPFTWSNKRRGDELIQERLYRVLGNDIWFNLYNDCHVYHLAPIASDHNPIVLTTSRDSNPVKRPIKFNRYWNVHTFGHIQTNISRIYNQLESLHSQGIVDTMDNRIISLKDDNLALLKMLTHEEIKDVVFNMKPWTFPGPDSFPPGFYQQMWHVIGNDTVKMVQAFFIIIFKLLSNRLKPLLSKIINPFQTAFVQNKLMTDNIVIAHELVDTLNKHKSKKGLLAIKLDMSKAFDRIEWTFLEDCLKCHGFDDGFCKIIMQYVTTVSTSFLLNGTPGIQFKTTRGLRQRDPLSPYLFILCMYVFSKALMHAQNNNLIKGVKITPTIPSVSHIFFADDLLIFTNANPKEVRNLNTIIEQFSRISGQAINYDKSGLAFSPKTCNQDKNTITNILNIRRMGLQEKYLGVLLLLQKNKSESFSGMFDKFGGRLGIWRAKHINQPARTVFTQTVLGSIDTHQMSVFPMPKKFTDGMDGGLNIRQTAIFNQDLLAKLAWMMLQDPTALWVQILMHKYLPNCFPLSDEVSENGSWIWRGICKGLKIVKQHYCWEIADGKDIIIWKDKWIHGCQNLVSSTNWSSNMVHVSQLIDQDTKYWNLSMFNTLFPTETVNQICRIRIPMLGKDRIRWTKTRNGQFTVKSTYNTLLDEASSSNTSSNTSFPWKI; encoded by the exons ATGGAGAAGCTAATTAAACCTCTTAATTATCCTAACCATTTTATCGTTAATACAGTTGGCATTGCAGGTGGCCTTTGCATCTTTTGGAAAGATGGTATCAATTTGAAAATTATTGGCTCTGCTTTTAATGTGGTTAACTGTGAGTTTTTTATTGATGCTAGATCTAAAATTCTAATGTCATGCATGTATGGTGCCTTGCCAAATG GTAATCCCTTTACTTGGTCAAACAAAAGGCGTGGTGATGAACTCATTCAGGAAAGACTATATAGAGTGCTTGGTAATGATATTTGGTTTAATCTGTATAATGACTGCCATGTTTATCATTTAGCTCCTATAGCTAGTGATCACAACCCCATTGTGTTAACTACCTCTAGAGACTCTAATCCTGTTAAGAGACCGATAAAATTCAACAGAT ATTGGAATGTTCACACTTTTGGCCATATTCAAACTAATATCAGCAGGATTTATAACCAACTAGAGTCTCTCCATTCTCAAGGGATAGTGGACACTATGGACAATAGGATCATTAGTCTTAAAG ATGATAATTTGGCTTTGCTTAAAATGCTTACTCATGAAGAAATTAAGgatgttgtctttaacatgaAACCTTGGACCTTTCCTGGTCCAGATAGTTTCCCTCCTGGGTTTTATCAACAAATGTGGCATGTTATAGGAAATGACACAGTTAAAATGGTTCAGGCCTTTTTCATA ATCATTTTTAAACTGTTGTCTAATAGGCTAAAGCCCCTTTTGAGTAAGATTATCAATCCTTTTCAAACTGCTTTTGTGCAAAATAAGCTTATGACAGATAACATTGTAATTGCTCATGAATTAGTAGACACTTTAAATAAACATAAATCTAAGAAAGGCCTATTAGCTATTAAACTTGACATGAGCAAAGCTTTTGATAGGATAGAATGGACTTTCCTAGAAGACTGCTTGAAATGTCATGGGTTTGATGATGGTTTTTGTAAGATAATAATGCAATATGTTACTACTGTGTCCACTTCTTTCCTTCTAAATGGTACACCAGGTATCCAGTTTAAAACCACTAGAGGTTTGAGACAAAGAGACCCCTTGTCTCCTTATCTCTTCATTCTTTGTATGTATGTTTTCTCCAAAGCTTTGATGcatgctcaaaataataatcttaTTAAGGGTGTTAAGATTACACCTACTATCCCTTCTGTTTCTCATATATTTTTTGCAGATGACCTGTTGATTTTCACTAATGCTAATCCTAAGGAGGTAAGAAATCTCAACACTatcattgagcaatttagtaGAATATCTGGCCAAGCTATCAATTATGATAAATCTGGACTTGCTTTTAGTCCAAAAACTTGTAACCAGGATAAAAATACTATCACTAATATTCTTAATATTAGAAGGATGGGATTACAAGAAAAATACCTAGGAGTTCTTTTATTGCTGCAAAAGAACAAGTCTGAAAGTTTCTCAGGTATGTTTGACAAATTCGGTGGTAGATTAGGAATATGGAGAGCTAAACACATAAACCAGCCTGCTAGGACTGTTTTTACACAAACTGTTTTAGGATCAATTGATACTCATCAGATGAGTGTTTTTCCTATGCCTAAGAAATTTACTGATGGGATGGATG GTGGTCTCAACATCAGACAAACTGCTATTTTTAATCAAGATCTCTTAGCAAAACTAGCTTGGATGATGCTCCAAGATCCTACTGCTCTTTGGGTCCAAATTTTAATGCATAAATACTTGCCTAACTGTTTTCCTCTTTCTGATGAAGTTAGTGAAAATGGTAGCTGGATTTGGAGAGGTATCTGCAAAGGTTTGAAAATTGTTAAACAACATTATTGTTGGGAGATAGCTGATGGAAAGGATATCATAATTTGGAAGGACAAGTGGATTCATGGGTGTCAGAATCTAGTCTCTTCTACTAATTGGTCTTCTAATATGGTTCATGTTTCTCAACTTATAGATCAAGATACTAAATATTGGAATTTAAGTATGTTTAACACTCTTTTTCCAACTGAAACAGTTAATCAGATATGTAGGATTAGAATTCCTATGTTAGGGAAAGATAGAATTAGGTGGACAAAAACTAGAAATGGACAGTTCACAGTTAAATCTACTTATAACACTCTTTTGGATGAGGCCTCATCTAGTAACACTAGTAGTAACACTAGCTTTCCATGGAAAATATAA